The Salmo salar chromosome ssa06, Ssal_v3.1, whole genome shotgun sequence genome window below encodes:
- the LOC106606781 gene encoding ATP-dependent Clp protease proteolytic subunit, mitochondrial — protein sequence MLKLELFPVKLGSNRGDCTLQDITMLIRRVLQCGVTALKSHRIIHHSAQWRSPLIPIVVEQTGRGERAYDIYSRLLRERIICVMGPIDDSVASLVIAQLLFLQSESNNKPIHMYINSPGGVVTAGLAIYDTMQYILNPISTWCVGQAASMGSLLLASGTAGMRHSLPNARIMVHQPSGGARGQATDIAIQAEEIMKLKRQINQLYAKHTGQLLTHIEGVMERDRYMSPIEAQDFGIIDRVLVHPPQAGQDDPELVQKESPTAICPSPASATEQSPPGTNLPSSYKPEP from the exons ATGCTCAAATTAGAATTGTTTCCGGTTAAATTGGGGTCAAACAGAGGGGATTGCACATTACAAGACATCACAATGCTTATACGA AGGGTGTTACAATGTGGAGTGACAGCTTTAAAGTCACACAGGATCATTCACCACAGTGCTCAATGGAGGAGTCCTCTCATACCTATCGTTGTGGAGCAGACG GGTCGAGGAGAACGGGCGTATGACATCTACTCTCGTCTTCTGAGGGAGAGGATCATCTGTGTAATGGGGCCG ATTGATGACTCTGTGGCCAGTCTGGTTATTGCTCAACTACTCTTTCTGCAGTCAGAGAGCAACAACAAACCCATCCACATGTACATCAACAGTCCTG gcGGTGTTGTGACGGCAGGCCTAGCCATCTACGACACCATGCAGTACATCCTCAACCCAATCTCCACGTGGTGTGTGGGCCAGGCGGCCAGCATGGGCAGTCTTCTCCTGGCTTCGGGCACGGCCGGCATGAGGCACTCCCTGCCCAACGCCCGCATCATGGTGCACCAGCCCTCCGGAGGAGCCAGG GGTCAGGCTACAGACATCGCCATTCAGGCTGAGGAGATCATGAAGCTAAAGAGACAGATCAATCAACTCTACGCTAAACACACTGGCCAGCTGTTGACACATATAG agggtgtgatggagagagatcgTTACATGAGCCCCATTGAGGCACAGGACTTTGGGATCATCGACCGAGTGTTGGTGCATCCTCCCCAGGCGGGCCAGGACGACCCAGAGCTGGTCCAGAAGGAGTCCCCTACCGCCATCTGCCCCTCGCCAGCCTCCGCCACCGAGCAGAGCCCCCctgggaccaacctcccctcctcaTACAAACCCGAACCCTGA
- the LOC106606784 gene encoding guanine nucleotide-binding protein G(I)/G(S)/G(O) subunit gamma-5 yields the protein MSNNSANSSNLVIAQKVVKQLRLEASVRRIKVSQAAADLKTFCLQNAHKDPLLMGVPSSDNPFRPPKSCALF from the exons ATGTCGAATAACAGCGCAAACAGCAGCAACTTGGTTATCGCTCAGAAGGTGGTAAAACAACTTCGGCTAGAGGCGAGTGTTCGCAGGATCAAG GTGTCCCAGGCAGCAGCGGACCTGAAGACCTTCTGCCTGCAGAACGCCCATAAAGACCCTCTCCTCATGGGGGTGCCCTCCAGCGACAACCCCTTCAGACCCCCCAAGTCCTGCGCCCTCTTCTGA